From Acidimicrobiales bacterium:
CGTTGGCGACCGATCCGCCGTGGCACGCTGACCGTTCCGCCTGCGCCGGGGATGAGCCCCATGGAGACCTCGGGGAGGGAGAACGTCGCCGACCCGGTGGCCTCCAGGCGTCCGGCGAATGCCGCCAACTCGGTCCCGGCACCGACCGCAGGGCCGTGGACCCGCACGGTGAGCCGATCGGCCAGCCGGTCTAGCCAGAGTCCCGCGTTGGCCGACGACCGGATCAGGTGCGCCGATGCTGGATTGTCGACCGAGCCGAACTCAGCCAGGTCGCCGCCGCAGGAGAAAGTCGGCCCCATGCCCGTCAACAGAACTGGACGACAGTCTCCGGGAGCGGTGAGCGGCCGGAGGGCTTCGACGAGGGCATCGCGCATGGCCGCGGAATAGGCGTTTCGGAGTCTTGGGCGGTTCAACGTCAGTGTCACGGTGTCGCCTTGGGCGTCCACGAGAACCGGGGGTTCCGGCTCGTCGGGCCTGACTCTTCGCCCCCGTGCCTCCAACCAGCGGGCGAACTCGTCACCGGCCTGCAGAGTCCCGTAGGTCGTCGACTCCAGCAGCAGTCCGGCCGACGTGTCCAGACCCTCGCCGTGTCGCAGTACCTGGCAGCAGGCCAGAGCGGCCTGTGGCGTGGCGGCCACCACGTCGGCGATCGCAGCGGCATCGACAGGGTCGTCGACCAGTACGTCAAAGGCGGGGGCGGTCCCTGGGGCAGCCAACCCGACAGAGATGACAGGCAGGCTGTTCAACGAGGCGGCGGCCTCCGGTGGCAGGAGGTGGGCGTCGGCGACGACCAGTAGCCACAAGTCACGCAGCGTGCCGATGTCAAGGTCGACGACCGGCGTGGCGAGGCGTGCGGACGCCTCGTCCACGGACAACACCTGGTGAGGAACCCTGCTGGCCACCCGTCCAGTCTGCCCGTGGCGTTGTCGCCGTCAGGCAGTGGAACCGTCGCCGAGGTGGGCCAAATCGGCCCGCAGGGCCCGCCGTAGAAGCTTTCCGGTGTCGTTGTAGGGGAGGGCGGCCACAAACTCGACGTGGTCCGGGGTGCGGTTGGAACGCAGCCGGTCGCGGACGGTCGAGCGGAGTTCGTCGGCAGTTGCCGCACACCCGGGGTGCAGGACCACTGCGGCGACGATCCGTTCACCCCACTGCCGGTCGGGTAGGCCGATAGCGGCGGCGTCGGCTACCGCTTCGTGGTGCAGAAGGGACTCCTCAATTTCACTTGGAGAGATGTTCTGCCCGCCTTTCACGATCACGTCGTCGATGCGACCCGTCACGTGGAGGAAGCCGTCAGCGTCCATCCACCCACCATCGTGGGTTAGGAACCAGCCGTCGTCGGTCAGGCGAGGAGGCGAGTCGCGGTACTCGCCGGAGACCTGTTCTCCTCGGACCCAGATCTCACCGGCTACACCGATCGGTACTTCGTCTCCGAGGTCGTCGCGGATCGTGATCTCGATGGCGGGGAGCGGTCGTCCCGCTGACCCGAGGCGTGCCCGGATCGTGGGTTCTGCGCTGGCCATGGCCTCCCGATGGTCGTCAGGCCCCAGGAGGGCCACCGTTGAACTGGTCTCGGTTAGCCCGTAGGCGTTCACGAAGGCGGTGGTTGGGAGCAGCTCCAGGGCTCGACAGATGGTCGGAAGCGGCATTCTGCCGCCGCCGTACGAAAGCGACCGCAGGGTAGGTAGCCCGGGACCGTCGGAACCCTCGGAATCTAGGAATCCGACGATACGCGTCAACATGGTCGGGACCACCATGGCGCTGGTCACCGACTCGGCCCGGACGAGGGCGACCCAATCGGCGGCGTCGAAGGTGGGAAGTTGCACGACCCGCCGTCCTGCGTAGACGTTGGAGAGGATGGCTGCGATGCCGGCCACGTGGTACGGCGGCACGCTCACCAGCGCAGCATCGTCTTCGGACGCCTGCATGAACTCCACCGATCCCAAGACGTACGACACGAGGTGTCGGTGGCGCAGCACTGCGGCTTTGGGCTGACCGGTGGTGCCGCTGGTGAACAACACGATGGCGGTGTCCTCGCCGGTCATGGTCCAGTCCGGGTCCTGCGGCTCGACGCCGCACACGAGGTCCAGCAGTCGGTGGCGTTCGATGACGTCAATCCCGGCGTAGCCGGCCAGGCGGTCGGGGTCGTCGGGGTCTACGACGACTACCGCCGGTGAGACCCTCGTAGTCAGTGCCAACAACTCCTCGTCGGTCAGCCGGTAGTTGAGAGGGACAAAGGGCAGGCCGGCCCAGGCTGCCCCGAACAGCGAGATGGGCAGAGCAACCGACGACAGATCCGCCATGGCCACGTGCGTGTTGTCGCCGCTCCGGAACCGCTCGGAGGCCGCCCCGGCCTTGTTGAAGAGGCCCCGGTAGGTGAGACCACCGTCAGCCGAGCCGATCGCAACCCGGTCGCCAAATCCCTCTGCTGCCATCTCCAGCAGCATCATCAGGTTCACGTTGATACCCGCTGTCGTTGTGGAGCTGCTGGCCGGGGATCAGTCGGAGGAGGGAAGCGGCTTGGCGTCCTTGAGCTCCAGGAGCATGTCTCCGATGCTGAGGGAGCCGTCCCCCGGTCGGGTGCACAACACCTCGACCGTCTCGTCTGGGTCCACATAGCGCTTGCCCAACAGGGTGCCGTCCGATGCCCCGTCCGTAGACACGCCGTCACCGGCCCCGGTTTCCGCCGGAACCATGGGTACACCGCCACACCGGAGGTCGACCTCGCCGGCGCCCTTCACCACGATCACTTGGGTGCTGCAGACACTGCTGGCGAACCGGCTTCCGGGCTTCAGATCTGACATCTGGCGGGTCTCCTGATGGGGCGGTCCGGTCCGCCCATGATCCCCTATGGGTCGACCCCGGTGCTACTCGGACTTGGGTCACGAAACCGGGGCCTGGCCTCCTCCGACGAGTTGACGGAAACCCGGTTGCTACCATCCGGCGGCCATGGCTGGTAGTTCCGATCCCGCTTGTCTGGTGGACGAGCTGACTGCCGACCACTCGGTCGGCGGCGACGCGTCGTCAGGTTGGGCCGCCTCGGGGGCAATGGCCCTCACCGGTCCGGCCGACGGTCTATCCCGCCCCGCCCCGGCTGCCCTCGTTGACGGCATGTGGCGCCTTGTCGACCG
This genomic window contains:
- a CDS encoding AMP-binding protein, which codes for MMLLEMAAEGFGDRVAIGSADGGLTYRGLFNKAGAASERFRSGDNTHVAMADLSSVALPISLFGAAWAGLPFVPLNYRLTDEELLALTTRVSPAVVVVDPDDPDRLAGYAGIDVIERHRLLDLVCGVEPQDPDWTMTGEDTAIVLFTSGTTGQPKAAVLRHRHLVSYVLGSVEFMQASEDDAALVSVPPYHVAGIAAILSNVYAGRRVVQLPTFDAADWVALVRAESVTSAMVVPTMLTRIVGFLDSEGSDGPGLPTLRSLSYGGGRMPLPTICRALELLPTTAFVNAYGLTETSSTVALLGPDDHREAMASAEPTIRARLGSAGRPLPAIEITIRDDLGDEVPIGVAGEIWVRGEQVSGEYRDSPPRLTDDGWFLTHDGGWMDADGFLHVTGRIDDVIVKGGQNISPSEIEESLLHHEAVADAAAIGLPDRQWGERIVAAVVLHPGCAATADELRSTVRDRLRSNRTPDHVEFVAALPYNDTGKLLRRALRADLAHLGDGSTA
- a CDS encoding enoyl-CoA hydratase/isomerase family protein, producing the protein MASRVPHQVLSVDEASARLATPVVDLDIGTLRDLWLLVVADAHLLPPEAAASLNSLPVISVGLAAPGTAPAFDVLVDDPVDAAAIADVVAATPQAALACCQVLRHGEGLDTSAGLLLESTTYGTLQAGDEFARWLEARGRRVRPDEPEPPVLVDAQGDTVTLTLNRPRLRNAYSAAMRDALVEALRPLTAPGDCRPVLLTGMGPTFSCGGDLAEFGSVDNPASAHLIRSSANAGLWLDRLADRLTVRVHGPAVGAGTELAAFAGRLEATGSATFSLPEVSMGLIPGAGGTVSVPRRIGRQRTAQMCLTGTTIDAQTALAWGLVDEVVG